The genomic window GAATCCAAGCCCATACCCATCAAGAAGATCGCGGAAGAGGAGAGCATCTCTCCGGAGTTCCTCGAACAGATCTTCTTCAAACTGCGCAAGGCGGGCATCATCGATTCGGTGAGGGGACCGGGAGGAGGATTCTTGATCTCGCGACCTCTCGAGAGCATCACCATCAAGGACATCTTCGATGCAGTGGACGAAGGCCTCGGCATCACCCCCTGCACCGAGGAAGAAGGCAAGTCCGGGACCGAGCTCTGTGAGAAAGCCGAACGCTGCCTGCTCTACGAAGTCTGGAAAGAGACCGCCTCCCACCTCCGGCAGTACTTCGCCTCCATCACCCTCAAGGACCTCATCGACAAGGCCAAGAAGGGGATGTACGAGGCCATCGTCGAGGGCCAGGATTTTTCGATCTGAAAATAAAAAGAAGCGCACCCTCTAAGGCGCGCTTCTCCCTCTTTATCACCAGGAGATACTTTTTACATTATCACAATGGTGTCTGTCATGAGATTTCCATGTCGATTATCCACTCCTTCCTTAGTATACATACATCCTTCCTCCCCAAAGGTAGCAGCCCCTATGAAAGGTACTCCCTCCCCGATGCTCTCTCGATATTTCTGATTGATCTCCTGCACACTATCCAACACAGCCCCCACACAGCCACCACAGTAGATAAGAATTCCTCCCCGAGGAGTGCCCTTCCTTCGATGAAAGGAGACAGCTCGCTCATACACGTGTGAGGTCCTGTCTATCAGAGCTGTTTTAAATCCCTCCATAAGGACCACCTCATCCCCTTCTTGAAATTCAGTGAAACAGGAGAGAGCCCGGGACCCTTCAAATACCATGTGGGGATGGGAGAGGAGGTACTGAGGAATTCCTTTAAAATCCCCAATCACCCTTCCTAACGGCCGGAGCGTGGTAGCGCCCAACACGACACCCCCCTTCTCCAGGTACTCGCCAATGGCCCCCCCTGTCCACTCATTATAGACCTCGGCAGCAGGCCTTCCATCGATCTCATAGATCACCCGACCTTCACATCTTGTAACCCTTCCCCTCTTGTCTGAAGGGAAGTACCCCCCAAGAAAGCCACCGTAGATTTCACCCTTCTCATGCTTCATCGCCACAAGAAGGGCCCCGCTCTGGGTTGAGACGTCATTCAAGAACACTCTCCACTTTCCTGACACATCATCATCAGCAGCACTCCCCCCATAGATCGGGACGCCAGTCCCCAGTACATCCTCGACCCCTTCTATCACCCTCTCCTCAAATCCTGGAGTAGCGTGCATAAGGATGAGATCAGGCTTACTCACTTCACTCAACATCCGCTCTACCCCTTCCCGCACCTTCATTCTCGCATCATCTGGTCCGCACTCTACCAAGTATGGCACCACCTTCACCTCATCTCCCTTCTCCCAGAGAAGGGAATGTGCTCCCCGGAGAAAGCCTTCAGGCGTAAAGACCCCCTGAAAAGAGGTACACCCGAAGAGAGGAATACCATACTTCTTGGAGACTTGTGTGAGCTCATCCTGAGACACCTCTACTGTGGTGTAACAGAGTGCTGCCTTCCCCCCTTCCAATGCCTCGGAGGAAGTGAGTGGTACATACTTCATAGAACCCCCCAAAACAGTAATGTTTCTATGACACAGTATAGAACACAGGAGGAAGGAAGTCAAAAAAACTCACATCTTCTCTTTCTTCTCTCTATTCTTTGAGACTGGAAGACGCAATGTATCTGATGTAGACATCCCTCTGCGGATAGGGGATCTCGATCCCATGGGCCTTGAAGGCCTCCCAGATCGCGAAGTTGATCCAGCTTCTGGCAGGGTACTTTTCGTCGACGTTCGAGATCCAGGTGTAGAGAGTGAAGGTAATGCCGGAATCGTCGAACGAGTTGAGATAGACCACCGGCGGCCTGGACTTCACCCTGTAGGGACAGCGTTCCCCCACCTCGATGAGCACCTTCTCCACCAACCGCACGTCGCTCTTGTACGAGACCTGCACAGGGTTCCGCAGGACCACCCTTCGATCGTAGTGCGAGAAGTTGTAGACCGCCTCCTGGACGATCTTGGAGTTGGGGAGGATGATGCTCTCGTTGAAGAGGGTGTTCACCACCGTGGTGAGCATGCGTATCTCGTGTACAGTGCCCTCTATGTCACCCACCAGGATCCGATCCCCCTCTTTGATGGGCCGGGTGGAGATGATGATGAGCCCTGCGAAGAAGTTGGCCACCACCGACTGGAGCCCGAATCCGATTCCAAGGCCGAGCACCCCGAGAAGTACCATCAGCGAGGAAAGGTTGATCCCTATGAACGAGAGCCCTATGAGAGAAGTGAGCACGATCGTGAGGTAACGGGCCAGGTTCACCAGCGTGAATCGCCGCGAGGGGTCCATCCCCTTCACGCGTTGAAGGATGGAGTGCTCGAGCAACCGGCGCACCAGGTTGCCGCTCACCGAAGCTGCATAGAACACGGGGATGAGGAGGATCAGGGTGATGAGCGAAATGCGGGTGTCCCCCGTACTGTAGAGGGGCTCATTGAGTACCTCGTAGATCTTCCCCAAGTACTCACCGAGCCTCGTACCGAAGAGACCGAAGAGGAGGAAGAAGGCGAGCAGTCCGAAGACCACCCGGAGCGACCGCCGAGTCCAGCGGAGGATACGCGTCTTCGTCTCCTCCTTGAAGCTGCTCCTCTGGAGAAGCCCGGCAAAGACGAGGGTGAGTACCCTGTAGAGGAGCACCGCACCAACCAAAGGGAGGAGGAAGGAAAGGACCACGTCTCCTACAGTGAAGGGGAAGTCGAGTCCCCCGATGCTCAGCGGCTTCGAAAGGAACGTGATCAAGGCCTTCCACATCTCGTCCATCAGGTCTCCTCTACGAAGGCGCGCATCCTCTCCTCTTCCCCTTCGGTGATGAGCCCCATGGCCCTGCACACCGGGAGAAACTCGCGGATGTGGGCATAGGCGTGGAGGCGGATGCCGGCCTCTTCCATCTCCTTGTGTCCCCGCGCCCCGCGTTCCAGGAGCACCACGAGGTCTTCAACCACAAGGCCCGCATCCCGGAGTACCGTGGCCGCCTCGATCTTCGATCCTCCCGTGGTGATGAGATCGTCCACCAGAAGGACACGCTCACCGGGACGCCACTCTCCTTCCACCCTGTTGCCCGTTCCGTAGCCTTTGGCGTCGAGCCTCGGATAGATGAGTGGCTTCCCCAGATGGAGCGCGAGCCCCGCGGCGATGGGAAGCCCGGCCGTGGGGATCCCTGCGATACGCTCGAATTCGAGCCTTCGTGCGAGCGAGGCGTAGGCGCTGATCACCTTGGGGAAGAGCTCGGGGAACGAGGGGACACGGCGGAGATCCACATAGAACGGAGACCGCTTCCCCGACTTGAGGACGAAGTCGCCCACCTTGAAGCACCCGGCCTCAACCAGCCCCTTCAGCACCCGCTCCTTCAGCCCCTCACCCATCCGCCCACGACCCGCCGCCTGCGCACCCCGTATCTCCTCCACCACCCCCTTCGCCGCTTCTCCCGGATCCTCGGCCCGGGCGATCCCCCGCGCCACCACCACCAGCACCCCCAACCCCTCCGCATCCATCCCCGCCCGCACCGCATCCCCCGCACTCCCCCCCTGCGCCCCCACCCCCGGGGCGAGGAACCAGACATCCGGGTGCCGTTCACGCAGGAGGGAAAGGGCCTCCGGGTTGTTCCCCGCCACCACGAGCCCCACCTCCCCATCCCACCGCACCGCCTCCTCGGCCACCCTGAGGAAGAGCGGCTCTCCCGTCACCTCCAGTTCCTGGAACCGCCCGGCGGAAGGGTTGCTCGTCCGGCAGAGCACGAACACCCCCTTCCCCTCATAGGCGAGGAACGGACGTGCCGCATCCTCACCCATGTAGGGCGCGAGGGTCACCGCATCCACCCCCAGCCACTCGAAGGCCGCACGCGCGTACGCCTCGGCCGTGGCACCGATGTCGCCACGCTTCACATCCAGCACCACCAGGGCACTGGTCCGCTCGTGGATGAGTTCCACCGTATCCTTGAGCGCCCGCATCCCCTCAGTCCCCCACGCCTCGTAGAAGGCACTGTTCGGCTTGTAGGCCACTGCATAGGGGGCAGTCGCCTCCACGATGCGGCGATTCTCCCTCATGATGGCCTCGTAGGGGTCCTGCGTTCCCTCCGGAAGACGAGGATCGAGCCCCACACAGAGGAGGGATCGTTTTTGCCTTGCCCGCTCGGAAAGTGCCTCGAAAAATCCCACGGACGCGCTCCTTTTCAGTATACTCACAGTGTAATGCTTATAACACGGAGAGCATACCTGGTGCAATGAGGAATCGTTGCAACCCCGCGTTCCGCCTCGTTCCGGCGATGCTTGTGCTCATCGCCCTACTCTCCTGCAGAGGAGGTCCTGCCGTGTCCACACATCCCACACCAGTACACCCGGATCAACACTTCATACAGGTGGGGGAGTTGACCATCTCCTACTTCGACCTCAACCCCACCGCGAAAGGACTCCCCCTCCTCTTCATCCACGGGTACAACGGGAGCGGGTACGAAGCCATCCCCCTTGCCGCCGAGCTCCGTGAACACCGGATCATCGCCCCCGACTGGCCGGGCTCCGGCTACTCCTCCAAACCCACCGACCCCTCGTTCTACCGGGTCTCTTCCTACACCCCACTCTTCATCGAACTCATGGAACGCCTCGACATCCCCCGCTACCTCGTGATAGGCCACTCCCTGGGAGGGAGGCTCGCCTCACATCTGGCCGCCTCGGCACCCGATCGCATCCCCGCCCTCGTGCTCATAGGGCCCTACGGCTTCGCGGTCCAGGACGACAACTTCCTCTTCCTCCTCACGAGACTCGGCCCCCTCGTGGACCTGGGCTTTTCCTTCAACAGCCCTGCGATCGCCCGCACGAGCATCAAGCAGAACGCCTTCACCTCTCCCGAGGCGGTCCCCGAGGACTACCTCGAGTACGTCCTCTCCTCGCTCTTCGAGCAGGGGGGAAACGAAGCCCTCAAACTGGTCACCAAACACCTCATCCACGACGGATACCTCGAGGACGTCCTCCCCAGGATCACGCAGCCGGTGCTCCTCCTGTGGGGACGGGACGATAGGGTGATGCGGATCCACCATGCCCCGGAGTTTACGAGACGCCTCGGCCTCTGCTATTTTTATTCCATACCACATATGGGACACATGCCGCACATGGAAGCGCCCCATACCGTAGCCCGCCATATCGAGGACTTCCTCGAGCGGGTGGTGATCCCTTCCCGGGAAGAGGTGAGCCATGGATCGGGACATGACTGAGACCCTCCTCGAACGAGCGGTAGCCTTGATCAAGGCATCCTCCTACACCGTGGCCTTCACCGGTGCCGGCATCTCACACGAGAGCGGCGTGCCTACGTTCAGAGGCCCCGACGGACTCTGGTCACGTTACGACCCGAGGGTACTGGAGATAGACTTCTTCTTCCGCCATCCGAAGGAGAGCTGGGCGGCCATACGGGAGATGTTCTTCTCGGCGGACCATCCACCGGAGCCCAATCCGGCCCACCTCCTCCTCGCCCGCATGGAGGCACAAGGACTGCTCCATGCGGTGATCACCATGAACATCGACAACCTCCACCACCGGGCCGGATCCCGCAATGTGATAGAATACCACGGCAACACCCGGGAGGCGGTCTGCACCCTCTGCAGGAGGCGGTACACAGCCCGGGAAGTACTCGGGATGGAGGCACCCCCCACCTGTTCGTGCGGCGGTCTCATCAAACCGGACTTCGTCTTCTTCGGCGAGGCGATCCCTGCCGAGGCCTACACCAGAAGCGTGGATGAAGCCCGCAGGGCCCAGTGCCTCCTCGTCGTGGGGACCGCCGGAGTGGTGTATCCCGCTGCATCCATTCCCCACATTGCCGAGCGGGCCGGCGCCCACATCATAGAGATCAACCCGGAACCTTCGTCCTACACCGAGAGCATCACCGAGGTGTACCTCCCCTTGAAGGCGGCCGAGGCTGCCATCCTTCTCGCCCGCCATCTGGAGATCGATCTGGACCTCTAGCGGAGAAGCCGAAGCCCCGCGAGATCGTGAGCGCACGATCCCCAGCGGAGCGCAGGATCGATTCAGTCCGCTCCCACGGAGGAGCGTCCCTCTTCCCCTGTCGTAACACCTCCTTCGGGGGGCTCCGGGTCCTTCGCCGCGGACCGCCTCCGGGTCCTCCTCCACAACCAGGCCCCCATCCCCACCGAACACACCCCCGAGAGGAGGGCCGCCGGGAACCCGAACGACGGATCTCTACCGGACATCGGCCCCCCCAAGGGCAGGAGGCCGTTTTCAAGGAGGACGATGGTCATGTTGTAGGAGAAGTGAAGCACCCCCGAGGAGAGGATGGAGCCGGTGGCCGCATAGACGAGCCCGAGGGCAAGCCCCACCGCGAAGAGGGAGACCACCCCGAGGAAACTCCGGTGGAACAGGGAGAACACACCCGCCGAGATGAGCACCGACGCCCACAGAGGCATCCTTCGCTGGAGGGTGTGCTGGAAGAACCCTCGGAAGAGGAACTCCTCGCAAAAGGCGGGAGTGAGCCCCACGCTCACCGTGACGAGCACCCATTCGAGGGGACTCCCGGCCCGGTAGAGTTCCCTCGAGGCCTCGAACAATTCCTCGAGCCCGGGAAAGAGCAAGAGATTCCACGAGCTCAGGACCGAGGAGAGAGGGACCAGGAGAGGCCCCCAGAGAAAGGCGCCCACGGTCACTCCGAGATCGGCCTTTCCGTTCAGGACGTACTCCCACACATGAGGGGTGTACCATCGACGCACGAGGAGGGAGGCGAGCCCAACGAAGACTCCCCACTCCACTACGAGGGTGAGGACGAGGGAGGGGACCTTCACGGCTCTGTAGAACTCCCTGAGGAGAGAGAGAAAGTCCTCGTCCAGGAGGGAAGGACTCTCCACCCTCTTCCCCACGAGGAAGAGGAAGAGTCCCACCACCTCGCCCACGAGCCCGCCTATCGCCAGGTACAGCCCCCCTGTGAGGAAGACGAGGATGAAGGCCCCCAACACCGGACTCTGCCCGGGACGTTCGAAGGTGCCGATAGGGGGTGCCCCTCTCTCGCTCACACGTCGCCCCCCTCGGGCGGCACGCCTGCCTCAGGTTCTACGACATCGGATGACGGGGCGTTCTTCCGCACCGAGAGATCCACGAAGAGGAGGGCGGTGAAGACAGGAGCGAGGATGTGGGAGCCGATGAGCTGGATCCCTTCCACCACCCAGACGCCCACCCACACCCAGGGGCTGCTGTAGAAGGAGAGCATCCTGGAGACGAGGTCCTCCAGGTTCGTCGGATCAGGTGAGAGGAGGATCCGAGAGAAGAGACTCAGGCTCAAGGGAGACTGTACGAGGAAACTCAGGAGAAGCCCCATGAAGCCCACGAGCAACCAGAAGAGGAGGAGATACCCGAAGACCCTCCACCACGACCCTGAGACGAGCTCGAGACTCCGACGTATACCGGCCCACGCGCCCCTGTCTTCGAAGATCACGGCATACGCCGCGAAGCTCACCGCCACCAAAAACCAGACGAGGAATACGTACCACGCCACCACGAGGAGGACGATGAGCACGGTGATGAGCACACTCCCCACCCTCCCATCGAGCAGAGAGGCGAGGAAACCACCCACGGCCCCCACGACGCCGAGACCGATGAGCGAGAGCAGTACCAACCCGGCCACGACGAGCCACTGGAGGAGGAGGCGTCCCAAGGCTCTGACCACCCCCTCGAGCGCACCCGGGAGGTTTCCCTCACCACGGTGGACGTGATCCCATGCGAGGAATCCCACCACGAGTGTACCCACCCACTGAACGAGCATCAACACCAGCTCCCAGACCCAGAGCCTCCCGAACCGGGCGAGGACCGCCTGCATGAGGTCGAGTCCCCGATTATAGTGTTGGGAGAGCTCCTCGCCCATGAAGACGAGAGTCCTCATGATCCCGGGAAGGACGCTCGCCGTACCCGCCAGGAACACCCCGGTGAAGCCCCAGAGGCATACCCATACCACCAGGAAGGGTCGCCACAACTCGCCTGTCACCCGGAACGTCGTACCGAGCATCTCGCCGAGACCGTACGTACGGACACGTTCTTCCATGGGTCACCTCCTTAAGCCCGTATACAAAGAGCGTAGGGAATCGAAGCGCTACTGTCAAGAAAAAGGGATACCGTTTGACTTTACCCCCCCGGTATCCAATACTGAATAGAAGGAGGAACCATGTCGCTGAGGATCGGATTCATCTCGTTCAGGATCTCAGGCACCGACGGGGTCTCACTCGAGACGAAAAAGTGGGCCGACGTGCTCACCCGCATGGGATTCGAGTGCTTCTTCATGGCGGGTCAGCTCGACACCCCCCCCGACCGCTCGTACGAAGTCCCCGAGGCACACTTCCAGACCCCCGATGCGAAGATGCTCTACTACCGGTGTTTCTACCAGCCGGTGAGAGATCCGGAGACCAGCCGGATAATCCACGAGAGGAGGGAAAGGCTCAAGGATCACCTCTACGAGTTCGTACGGAGGTTCTCCCTCGACCTCCTCATCCCCGAGAACGTGCTCGCCATACCCCTCAACATCCCCCTCGCCCTCGCCCTCACGGAGTTCATCGCCGAGACGGGGTTCAAGGTGCTCGCCCACCACCACGACTTCTACTGGGAACGCAAGCGGTTCCTCACCAACTGCGTGTGGGACTACATCAACTGGGCCTATCCCCCCCACCTCCCGAGCGTCCACCACGTGGTCATCAACAGCTCGGCCCAAAACCAGCTCGCCCTCCGCACCGGCATCTCCTCCACCCTCATCCCCAACGTGATGGAGTTCGAAGCCCCTCCCCCGCCTCTCGATGAGTGGGCGCAGGACGTGCGGGAGGCCCTTGGCATACGCGAGGACGAGCTCTTCATCCTCCAGCCCACGCGGGTGGTGCAGCGCAAGGGGATCGAGCACGCGATAGAGTTCACCGCCCGGCTCGGCCTGCCTGCAAAACTTGTGATCTCCCACGCCTCAGGGGACGAAGGCCACGAGTACGAACAGCGGGTGAGGGAATATGCCCAGCTCCTGGGCGTGAACGCGCTCTTCGTGAGCGACATCATAGGGGAGGAGCGCGGCTACACCCCCGACGGCAGGAAGATCTACTCACTCTACGACGTCTATCCCCACGCGGATCTGGTCACCTATCCTTCCATCTACGAGGGTTTCGGCAACGCCTTCCTCGAGGCCATCTACTTTAAAAAACCCATCCTCGTAAATAACTACTCAGTCTACAGTCACGACATACGGCCCAAGGGGTTCAAGTGCCTCGAGATGGACGAGTTCATCACCACCGACCTCATCGACACCGCTCGGGCACTGCTCAAGAGGCCCGACGTGATACAGGAATGGGTGGAGCACAACTACGAACTCGCGCGTCAGTACTACTCCTACAGCGTGCTCAAGACTAAGCTCATCTCGATCCTGGTGAGCCACTTCGGGTACAGCAACATCAGTCCCTGTCCCGATAGGGTGTGAGCCAGAGGACCTCGTAGCCGCCGAGCGAGATGGAGAAGCGGTCCTCGTCCTCTCGGTAGGGGACGAGGGTATCCCCGCTTGTGAGCTCGGTGAACAGGTGCACCTCCGGTGAGCTCGCAAATATCGACGAAGGGAAGACGCACTCCTGCTCGACGTGGCTCACATTGATGAGGCAAAGCACCTCCTCTGTTGCGTCATGGCTCCTCCTCATGAGGGCAAGCACGGTTTCGGGGGCATCCAGCACCTCCTGCGTCCCCCTGGGATCAAAGGCGCGACTCTTCCGTCGGGCGGCGAGCATATCGAGGTAGCCTTTGAAGACCATGCTCCTGAGGCTCTCGGGATCCTCGAGCTCGCGGAGTATCTCATCGTAGGAACACTTCTGTCGGTTGATGGTGCGGTTCATCCCGGTCTTCTCCACACCCTCACGCCAATTCTCCGACCCCAGGAGGCTGTGGACATAGATACCGGGCATCCCCACCAGGGAGAGCATCACGGCCTGACTCGCGAGGAACTTCCGGGCCCTGGTGGGGCGGTCGAGATGTGCCTCGCTTATGGCGCTCAGGTAGTTGATGTTGAGCTCGTAGGGCACCTCGCCCTCGGGTGTGCTCTTGTAGGAGATGAGGCCGCCTCTATCCTTCACCGCCTCGATCATCGAGTCGATGTGCTCGTCAGGGAGTATCCCCCGGGCGGGGAGCACCCCTATGCCGTCGTGCGAGGCGAGGAAGTTGAAGTAGCTCACCTTTCCGCCGTAGGTGTCGATGGTGCGGGCCCACTCCCTGAGGTAGGAGACATCCTTCCTGAGAAAGGCATCCAGGACGAGGGGAGGGAGGGCGAACTGATACACGAGATGGGCCTCGTCCATGTCCCCGAAGTAGGAGATGTTCTCCTCGTGGGGGACATTGGTCTCGGTGATGATGAGGACCCAGGGGCACACCTCCTCACAGATCGCCCTGAAGAGCTTCACCACGGCGTGGGTCTTGGGGTGGTGGATACAGGGGGTGCCGAGCTCCTTCCAGAGATAGGCGATAGCATCCAGGCGGATGATCTGGGCACCCTGAGAGACATAGAAGAGGAAGATGTCGATCATCTCGAGGAGGACCCGCGGGTTCGCATAGTTGAGGTCGACCTGATCCCGGCTGAAGGTGGTCCACACCAGTACCGGCCCCTTCGGACTCTCGAACTCGTGAACAAGGGGAAGGGCACGGGGTCTGAAGACCCCTGAGAGATCGGTGCCGGGCTCCACGGTGATGAAGAAGTCCTCGTACGCAGGATCGCCCTGGAGGAAGCGCCTGAACCACTCGCTCTTGGCAGAACAGTGGTTGAGTACGAGGTCCACCATGAGCCGGAACTCTCCGCTTATGCGGCGAACCTCCTCCCAGGTACCCCACTCGGGGTTCACCGTGCGGTAGTCGATCACCGAAAATCCGTCGTCCGAGGAATAGTGGAAGAAGGGGAGGATGTGGACTCCCTTCATCGTGCCGGAGAGGTACTCTCGAAGGAACTCTCCGAGGGTAGCGAGGGGGGCTTCCCCTTCTCTTCTGAACTGATCGCCATACGTGATGAGGACTGCATCGGTGTGATCGAGCGGAAGGCGGCCGGAGACATACTCCTCGTCAGGAGCGGGAAGACGGCTCCTCCACCTCTCGAGAAGGGCGCGAAGGTGCTCATAGGTGTCACGTCCCGTGTCAGGTCCATAGATGAACGAGAGGAGCTCTCTCATGCGATCGACAGGTTCCATAGATCCTCCTCATGCGCTTCTCTAATAAGAGACTTCTCTAATAAGAGACTATAGTAGGGTGAAACAGGTATCGCAAGTCGAACGGAATATGAAAATCTTCAATCTTTATAGATAAATGATTATTCATATACCCCTTTCTGCACTCTCACCTTCGTGATACAGGTTCGGGAGAGCCCTTCACGAGTGTCGATCTGGGAATAACGATGGCTTCTTGGATGTCTTTCTTGACAGACGCGGCCCAAAAAGGAGAGTATAGAGTATAAGAGTATACGAGAAAAGGAGCCGCTATGGCCACTGTGCAGAACATTTCACACGACGGTGTGGTGGTCGCTCGCGAAGAGAACCGCGTCCGCATCGTCATGCAACGCTCCACCCTCTGTTCCCACTGTGCGGCACGAGGCGCCTGCACCCTGGGAGATTCGCAGGAGCAGGAACTCCTCGTCACGACGGAGGAGCCGGTGGAGCCCGGCGAGCGGGTCCGCCTGGTCATAGAGGAGCGTCTGGGCTGGAAGGCCGTCCTTCTGGGCCTCGCCCTCCCTGCCCTCCTCCTTTTGGGAGGGATCTTCGTGTCCTTGGCTCTGGGGGCAACCGAGGTGGTCTCCGCGCTTGTGGGACTGGGGACCGTGGCTCTCTACTACGGGAGCCTCGCCCTCTTCCGCAGGAACCTCGAGCGAAGTTTCAGCGTGAGGGTGGAACGCATCTCTCATACCACACGATGAGGAGCATGCCGTGAGTATCATCGTCGCTTCTGTCGCCACGCTCGTGGTGATGGCCGCTGTGTTCGCACTGATCCTCTACTGGGCCTCACGGAGGTTCGCCGTGGAGGAGGACCCGCGCGTGGCTGCGGTGACCGAGCTGCTTCCGGGCATCAACTGCGGGGCCTGCGGTTTCCCCGGGTGTGCAGGCCTTGCCCAGGCCCTCGTGGAAGGCGCCGACCGGGGAGACACCTCGGGGCTCTTCTGCCCCCCCGGTGGAGAGGAGACCATGACGCGCATCGGCGCCTTCCTGGGCGTGGAGCTCGGAGGAAAGGATATCCCGGTGGCGGTGTTGCGCTGTGGGGGCTCATGCGAGGCGGCCCCTCCCAAGTTCATCTACGAGGGGACACGTACCTGCAGGATCGCCCACATGGCGTCCATGGGCGAAGGAGGCTGTCCGTACGGCTGCCTCCACTACGGGGACTGTGCAGAGGCGTGTCCCTTCGATGCCATCAGCATGGATCCCGTCACCGGCCTTCCGGTGGTGGACGAGGAGAAGTGTACGGCCTGCGGCGTGTGTGTGGAGGTGTGCCCCCGAAACCTCTTCGAGCTCACGCCGAGAGGCAAGCGTGGAAGACGGGTCTGGATCAACTGCCGGAACACGGAGAAGGGAGCCCTCGCACGGAAGAACTGTGCGGTCGCCTGCATCGGGTGCGGGAAGTGTGTGAAGGTGTGCGAGACGGTGACCCAGGCGATCACGCTCGAGCACAACCTCGCCTACATCGACCCCGTGAAGTGCATCGCCTGCGGAAAGTGTGTGGCCGAATGTCCTACAGGGGCCATCGCCGCCACCTTCACCCCGCCGGCGCTCAAGAAGAAACAGGAGGCCCTCCAGGACTCCTAGCACAATGCGCGGAAAGCGGGTGCACAGGGGTGCACCCACAACCTCTGGTCAAAGGGAGCTGCCGTGAAGTACGCAACGTTTCCGAAAGGGGGGATCCACCCCCATGAACACAAACAGACGGCCCACCTTCCCATCGAACACCTCCCCTTGCCCGAGCAGGTGGTGATCCCCCTGGGGCAGCACCTGGGCGCCCCGGCCCATCCTCTGGTGAAACGGGGTGACCGGGTAAAGGTCGGCACCCGCATCGGGGAGGCACAGGGCTTCATCTCGGCGCACGTACACTCGAGCGTCTCCGGGAAGGTGCTGAAGGTGGACGAGATCACCGACCTGAGCGGTTATCGGAGGCCTGCGGTCTTCATCCAGGTGGAAGGCGACGAGTGGGAAGAAGGGATCGACAGGTCGCCCGAGCTCGTGACCACCTGTGACCTCTCCCCGCAGGAGATCATCGAGCGTATCAAGGACGCCGGCATCGTGGGGATGGGAGGTGCGGGCTTCCCCACCCACGTGAAGCTCTCGATCCCCCCGGGGAAGGCGATCGATACCCTCATCATCAACGGGGTGGAGTGCGAACCCTACCTCACCGCCGACCACAGGCTCATGCTCGAGAAGACCGACGAGATCCTCGTGGGCATCGCGATCATCCGAAGAGCCCTGGGAGAACCGAGGGTCTTCATCGGGATAGAGGCCAACAAGCCGGATGCCATCAGGGTGATGAAGGAACGTGTAAAGGAGTGGGAGGGCCTGGAGGTCCGGCCCCTCAAGGTGAAGTATCCGCAGGGCGCCGAAAAGCAGCTGATCAAGGCACTCACCGGGAGGGAGGTGCCCTCCGGGAAGCTTCCCCTGGATGTGGGGTGCGTGGTGAGCAACGTAGGAACGGCCCACGCCGTATACCGGGCTGTCCAGAAGCAGATGCCGCTCGTGGAACGTGTGGTCACGGTGACCGGGAACGACATTTCCCGGCCGGGCAACT from Spirochaeta thermophila DSM 6192 includes these protein-coding regions:
- a CDS encoding alpha/beta fold hydrolase — translated: MSTHPTPVHPDQHFIQVGELTISYFDLNPTAKGLPLLFIHGYNGSGYEAIPLAAELREHRIIAPDWPGSGYSSKPTDPSFYRVSSYTPLFIELMERLDIPRYLVIGHSLGGRLASHLAASAPDRIPALVLIGPYGFAVQDDNFLFLLTRLGPLVDLGFSFNSPAIARTSIKQNAFTSPEAVPEDYLEYVLSSLFEQGGNEALKLVTKHLIHDGYLEDVLPRITQPVLLLWGRDDRVMRIHHAPEFTRRLGLCYFYSIPHMGHMPHMEAPHTVARHIEDFLERVVIPSREEVSHGSGHD
- a CDS encoding FIST signal transduction protein gives rise to the protein MKYVPLTSSEALEGGKAALCYTTVEVSQDELTQVSKKYGIPLFGCTSFQGVFTPEGFLRGAHSLLWEKGDEVKVVPYLVECGPDDARMKVREGVERMLSEVSKPDLILMHATPGFEERVIEGVEDVLGTGVPIYGGSAADDDVSGKWRVFLNDVSTQSGALLVAMKHEKGEIYGGFLGGYFPSDKRGRVTRCEGRVIYEIDGRPAAEVYNEWTGGAIGEYLEKGGVVLGATTLRPLGRVIGDFKGIPQYLLSHPHMVFEGSRALSCFTEFQEGDEVVLMEGFKTALIDRTSHVYERAVSFHRRKGTPRGGILIYCGGCVGAVLDSVQEINQKYRESIGEGVPFIGAATFGEEGCMYTKEGVDNRHGNLMTDTIVIM
- a CDS encoding RrF2 family transcriptional regulator; protein product: MRITTKGRYAIRAMVNLALSTESKPIPIKKIAEEESISPEFLEQIFFKLRKAGIIDSVRGPGGGFLISRPLESITIKDIFDAVDEGLGITPCTEEEGKSGTELCEKAERCLLYEVWKETASHLRQYFASITLKDLIDKAKKGMYEAIVEGQDFSI
- a CDS encoding mechanosensitive ion channel family protein — protein: MDEMWKALITFLSKPLSIGGLDFPFTVGDVVLSFLLPLVGAVLLYRVLTLVFAGLLQRSSFKEETKTRILRWTRRSLRVVFGLLAFFLLFGLFGTRLGEYLGKIYEVLNEPLYSTGDTRISLITLILLIPVFYAASVSGNLVRRLLEHSILQRVKGMDPSRRFTLVNLARYLTIVLTSLIGLSFIGINLSSLMVLLGVLGLGIGFGLQSVVANFFAGLIIISTRPIKEGDRILVGDIEGTVHEIRMLTTVVNTLFNESIILPNSKIVQEAVYNFSHYDRRVVLRNPVQVSYKSDVRLVEKVLIEVGERCPYRVKSRPPVVYLNSFDDSGITFTLYTWISNVDEKYPARSWINFAIWEAFKAHGIEIPYPQRDVYIRYIASSSLKE
- the pyrF gene encoding orotidine-5'-phosphate decarboxylase, which codes for MGFFEALSERARQKRSLLCVGLDPRLPEGTQDPYEAIMRENRRIVEATAPYAVAYKPNSAFYEAWGTEGMRALKDTVELIHERTSALVVLDVKRGDIGATAEAYARAAFEWLGVDAVTLAPYMGEDAARPFLAYEGKGVFVLCRTSNPSAGRFQELEVTGEPLFLRVAEEAVRWDGEVGLVVAGNNPEALSLLRERHPDVWFLAPGVGAQGGSAGDAVRAGMDAEGLGVLVVVARGIARAEDPGEAAKGVVEEIRGAQAAGRGRMGEGLKERVLKGLVEAGCFKVGDFVLKSGKRSPFYVDLRRVPSFPELFPKVISAYASLARRLEFERIAGIPTAGLPIAAGLALHLGKPLIYPRLDAKGYGTGNRVEGEWRPGERVLLVDDLITTGGSKIEAATVLRDAGLVVEDLVVLLERGARGHKEMEEAGIRLHAYAHIREFLPVCRAMGLITEGEEERMRAFVEET
- a CDS encoding SIR2 family NAD-dependent protein deacylase; amino-acid sequence: MDRDMTETLLERAVALIKASSYTVAFTGAGISHESGVPTFRGPDGLWSRYDPRVLEIDFFFRHPKESWAAIREMFFSADHPPEPNPAHLLLARMEAQGLLHAVITMNIDNLHHRAGSRNVIEYHGNTREAVCTLCRRRYTAREVLGMEAPPTCSCGGLIKPDFVFFGEAIPAEAYTRSVDEARRAQCLLVVGTAGVVYPAASIPHIAERAGAHIIEINPEPSSYTESITEVYLPLKAAEAAILLARHLEIDLDL